In one window of Acidobacteriota bacterium DNA:
- a CDS encoding RNA methyltransferase encodes MLIETITSRQNPFVKRLISARQGRERHVLFVEGIRLVEDLLKTSLHVDAIAYSPVLHDTDRGQALYDRIQTLPCRGTLLTEKLMQSVSGVETPQGIIALAHRLHFDLTDVIEDVTPQLLIFADGLQDPGNLGALVRTAEATGTTGVITSRQSVDPFQARALRSSAGSAFRLPIATHQQTPQVLEKARKAGIRIVTADAKAPMLFSEYDWTQPTLLWLGSEGNGLPNEAVQTADTSVRIPMAGQLESLNITVATAILLYEAARQRTSLQAQIPQPPQGGTLN; translated from the coding sequence ATGCTGATTGAAACCATTACCAGTCGCCAGAATCCATTTGTCAAACGATTGATCAGTGCCCGCCAGGGTCGAGAACGCCACGTTCTGTTTGTGGAAGGCATTCGATTGGTCGAAGACTTGCTCAAAACCTCGCTTCATGTGGATGCGATTGCCTATAGCCCGGTGCTGCACGACACTGACCGGGGACAGGCACTCTATGACCGCATCCAAACCCTTCCCTGTCGTGGCACCTTGCTTACCGAAAAACTGATGCAAAGCGTGTCTGGAGTTGAAACACCACAGGGCATCATTGCGCTTGCCCATCGCCTCCATTTTGACCTGACCGATGTGATCGAAGATGTGACACCGCAACTGCTTATCTTTGCTGATGGGTTGCAGGATCCGGGCAATCTTGGGGCACTGGTCCGAACCGCCGAAGCTACCGGCACGACAGGTGTGATTACCTCCCGTCAGTCAGTTGACCCGTTTCAAGCCAGGGCGTTGCGCAGCAGTGCCGGCTCGGCGTTTAGGCTTCCGATTGCCACACACCAGCAAACCCCTCAGGTACTTGAAAAAGCGCGGAAGGCTGGTATTCGGATTGTGACGGCTGATGCCAAAGCCCCGATGCTGTTTTCTGAATATGACTGGACGCAACCAACCCTGTTGTGGCTCGGTTCAGAAGGCAATGGACTACCAAACGAGGCCGTGCAAACCGCTGATACCAGCGTGCGGATTCCGATGGCGGGTCAGCTTGAATCACTCAACATCACCGTCGCCACGGCCATTCTGCTCTATGAAGCCGCACGACAACGAACCAGTCTCCAGGCACAAATCCCCCAACCGCCTCAAGGCGGAACTCTGAACTAA
- a CDS encoding thioesterase family protein codes for MSLNPFSTILANRTKHDQQVEFTLPEDWLQGRTAFGGVAASLALAAMRDVTAIDRPVRSLQTNFVGPIGPGPFTVLVQSLRQGKSMSQVQATIFQNEQPTCVLLAIFGESRPTTLPSFCPELTPIEPPQAFQDRPYIPGLMPVFTQHLFSRPVEGGIPFSGSSLRHNRIYLKLKDIPVDSELLTVLLSDAIPPAALALANHPIWASTVSWWLEFRSVSEARPDDWWLLESEVTALSEGFGHHSYTLWTPSREPIAFGRQMVAVFEGRSQ; via the coding sequence ATGAGTTTGAATCCTTTTTCAACCATCCTCGCAAACCGCACCAAACATGATCAGCAGGTAGAGTTTACGCTTCCGGAAGACTGGCTCCAGGGCCGTACTGCGTTCGGAGGCGTTGCCGCGTCCCTGGCGCTGGCCGCCATGCGCGATGTGACCGCGATTGATCGCCCGGTGCGCTCGCTCCAAACCAATTTTGTGGGTCCGATTGGACCCGGACCGTTTACAGTTTTGGTTCAGTCATTGCGGCAGGGAAAATCTATGTCCCAGGTTCAGGCGACGATTTTCCAAAATGAACAACCCACCTGTGTCTTGCTGGCGATCTTTGGCGAATCACGCCCCACGACATTGCCATCGTTTTGTCCAGAACTGACCCCGATTGAACCGCCTCAAGCGTTTCAGGATCGGCCATATATTCCGGGCCTGATGCCTGTATTTACCCAGCATCTTTTTTCACGCCCGGTTGAAGGCGGGATTCCATTTTCAGGAAGTTCGCTCCGACACAACCGCATTTATTTGAAATTGAAAGACATACCGGTTGATTCAGAGTTATTGACCGTTCTTCTGTCTGATGCGATTCCGCCTGCCGCGCTGGCGCTGGCCAATCATCCAATTTGGGCCAGTACTGTTTCCTGGTGGCTTGAATTTCGATCTGTTTCCGAAGCCAGACCTGACGACTGGTGGCTGCTCGAAAGCGAAGTCACCGCTCTGAGTGAAGGGTTTGGTCACCATAGCTACACGTTGTGGACGCCTTCACGTGAACCAATCGCCTTTGGCCGTCAAATGGTGGCCGTGTTTGAAGGACGGAGCCAATGA
- a CDS encoding C40 family peptidase, with protein MGFFCLSTGKLSLLIVASAWLVGSATTIRAQELNPALSSATPDSVTRPRRAVITEETLKTANGSTPEDKNESTEPVKPRPRVFTNADFPSGNPIPTNRPGELGPELQRLQLSIDSKLGFPYRYHSQGEGAYDCSGFVWSVFRDVGVSFTRSCAAEYFHAFPPATPEQKTQFGTLIFFNGLGHIGIVKDANHFYHASTRVGTTLTKLNDYWKARITGYRVVPGLVAPSPELSASSNEE; from the coding sequence ATGGGATTTTTTTGTTTGTCCACTGGCAAACTCAGCTTGTTGATCGTCGCCAGTGCCTGGCTTGTCGGCTCCGCCACAACCATCAGGGCACAGGAATTGAATCCGGCTTTATCATCGGCTACTCCAGACTCAGTCACGCGGCCCCGGCGGGCAGTGATTACTGAAGAAACCCTCAAGACGGCCAATGGTTCAACACCTGAAGACAAAAATGAATCAACCGAGCCGGTAAAACCCAGGCCACGTGTATTTACCAACGCCGACTTTCCCTCGGGAAACCCCATCCCCACCAACCGCCCTGGTGAATTAGGCCCAGAACTGCAGCGGCTGCAACTCTCAATTGATTCCAAGCTTGGCTTTCCGTATCGCTATCATTCACAAGGCGAAGGCGCCTATGATTGCTCCGGATTTGTCTGGAGCGTGTTTCGCGATGTTGGTGTTTCGTTTACCCGGAGTTGCGCGGCTGAATACTTTCATGCCTTTCCACCAGCAACGCCTGAGCAGAAAACCCAGTTTGGAACACTGATTTTCTTCAACGGCCTGGGGCACATTGGCATTGTCAAAGATGCCAATCATTTCTATCACGCTTCAACCCGAGTCGGAACCACGCTGACCAAACTCAATGATTATTGGAAAGCGCGCATCACAGGCTATCGGGTTGTGCCTGGGTTGGTCGCTCCGTCGCCGGAACTGTCGGCCAGCAGCAATGAGGAATAG
- a CDS encoding M20/M25/M40 family metallo-hydrolase: MIAGHASAYLISIVLIFQMLFGFGGFTDRKPISGPTGVAVITEDTIRKHVVYLASDELSGRLPGTPGAEKAARYIADNFKQAGLKPSGTKGFFQEFPFVSKLKLGKKNQLVMTLAGTKSEAKLNQDFAPAGFSSPGMVSGDVVFAGFGISAAEDAKYDDYAGLDVKGKLVLVLPYSPTGANPHAKFGAYSTLRYKAATAKSKGATGILIIAEDEDFKSAPSARLVYDESYGDSGIPAVVVSRALGNQLLKSKNQDVAGLEKRLAESLTPEAFALPQTQVVLQTEVIKERQTGQNVVGWLEGSDPQLKNEIVVIGAHYDHLGLGGASSLAPKEGEIHNGADDNASGTAGVIELARAFASTPERPKRSLMFMAFSAEEKGLLGSAYFTEHPIKPLSQVVAMINMDMVGRLRDNNLMIQGMGTATEWKGIVEKVNQTASFNLKLQDDGFGPSDHSSFYRKQIPVLFFFTGNHEDYHRPSDDADKINYVGERNILSFIFHTATAISNQPVKPTYQKAKSDDQGRRGGGFRVYVGSIPDYAAEVEGVKLSGVREGSPAEKAGIKAGDVIVKMAGRDVKNVYDYTYVLQELKPDQEVEVVVLRGTERVTLKLTPGKR, translated from the coding sequence ATGATTGCAGGTCATGCGTCGGCATATCTCATTTCGATAGTGTTGATTTTCCAAATGCTTTTTGGTTTTGGAGGTTTCACTGACCGAAAACCGATTTCCGGGCCAACCGGCGTGGCGGTCATTACCGAAGATACCATCCGAAAACACGTTGTATATCTGGCCTCGGACGAGTTAAGCGGGCGGCTGCCAGGGACACCCGGCGCGGAAAAGGCAGCCCGCTACATTGCCGACAATTTCAAACAGGCAGGACTCAAACCATCTGGTACCAAAGGGTTTTTCCAGGAATTCCCGTTTGTGTCAAAGCTCAAACTTGGCAAGAAAAATCAGCTTGTCATGACGCTTGCCGGTACAAAATCAGAAGCCAAATTGAATCAGGACTTTGCCCCGGCTGGTTTTTCGTCTCCGGGAATGGTCAGCGGAGACGTTGTTTTTGCTGGGTTTGGCATCAGTGCTGCCGAAGATGCAAAGTATGACGACTATGCCGGTCTCGATGTCAAAGGCAAACTGGTGCTGGTGCTGCCGTACAGCCCGACTGGCGCCAATCCACACGCCAAATTTGGGGCTTACTCGACGTTGCGCTATAAGGCTGCCACGGCGAAGTCCAAAGGGGCCACCGGCATTTTGATCATTGCGGAAGATGAAGATTTCAAAAGTGCGCCATCGGCCCGGCTGGTGTATGACGAAAGTTATGGCGATTCGGGGATTCCGGCGGTTGTTGTGAGTCGGGCGTTGGGCAATCAGCTCCTCAAGTCAAAGAATCAGGATGTGGCGGGACTTGAAAAACGCCTGGCCGAATCGCTCACCCCCGAAGCATTTGCCCTCCCTCAGACACAGGTTGTTCTCCAAACCGAAGTCATCAAAGAACGCCAGACGGGTCAAAATGTCGTCGGCTGGCTTGAAGGCAGCGACCCACAGTTGAAAAATGAAATTGTGGTGATTGGGGCGCACTATGATCATTTGGGGTTGGGTGGTGCCAGCTCGCTGGCACCGAAAGAAGGCGAAATCCATAATGGTGCCGATGACAATGCTTCTGGAACGGCTGGCGTGATCGAGCTGGCCCGCGCCTTTGCCTCAACACCCGAACGCCCGAAACGCAGCCTGATGTTTATGGCGTTCTCGGCGGAAGAAAAAGGCTTGCTTGGGTCAGCCTACTTTACCGAACATCCGATCAAGCCGTTATCGCAGGTCGTCGCCATGATCAACATGGATATGGTGGGCCGGTTACGCGATAACAACCTGATGATCCAGGGGATGGGCACCGCTACTGAATGGAAGGGAATTGTCGAGAAGGTCAACCAGACCGCCAGTTTTAATCTGAAATTACAAGACGACGGATTTGGGCCAAGCGACCATTCGTCGTTTTATCGCAAGCAAATTCCGGTGCTGTTCTTCTTTACCGGAAACCACGAAGACTATCATCGCCCATCGGATGACGCCGACAAAATCAACTATGTAGGCGAACGCAACATTTTGAGCTTTATCTTCCACACGGCGACGGCTATCTCCAACCAACCTGTCAAACCAACCTATCAAAAAGCGAAAAGTGATGATCAGGGACGGCGTGGCGGTGGGTTCCGGGTGTATGTCGGCTCGATTCCAGACTATGCCGCTGAAGTTGAAGGTGTAAAATTGTCGGGTGTTCGCGAAGGAAGT